The sequence CCGTCCACTCGACCGTGGTCTTGCCATTCACCTTGATCGTGATCGTCTTCCCTTTCACGATGATGTGGTAGTCGAACCACTCGCCGTCGGTGTTCGGCGCTTTCTCGACGACGATGTTCTCCAGGCTCCCTGGAGGAGCCTTCTGGCCGGGCGCGAGCACGAGGACATTCACCACGCCGTAAAGGCTGCCGGTTTTCTTGGGATCCCCGTGGGTGGCGTTCACCTGGCACTCGAAGCCCTTCGAAGGCCAGCCCTTGTCCTCATACTCCGTATGGAAATACACTCCGCCATTGGCCTTCGGCAGGGTCTTCACCTTGAGCTTCAGCTCGAAATCCGTGAACGACGCCTTGCCGTCCGCGCCCATGTAAAACAGGTGGGCGCGCCCGTTGCTGACTTTCAGGGCACCGTCCTCCACTGAGAAGGAGCCCGGCGTTTCCTCGTTCGACTTCCAGCCGGTGAGGTCCTTGCCGTTGAAGATGGAGACAAAGCCGTCCTCGGCGCTTGCCACGGATGCGAGCATGGCGAAGGCCGATGCGATAAGCAGGGTTGTTTTTTTCATCACGGAGATTCAAAGAGAGCGAACCGCACATGTCCAGTGGCGAGGTGATCGCAGGCCGTCCACAAAGTGATGACAGCCAGATCTGGCCAAGGCAGGGACGGCAATCCTTGCCGTCCATATCTCGCGGCGGTT comes from Akkermansiaceae bacterium and encodes:
- a CDS encoding DUF1080 domain-containing protein, which translates into the protein MKKTTLLIASAFAMLASVASAEDGFVSIFNGKDLTGWKSNEETPGSFSVEDGALKVSNGRAHLFYMGADGKASFTDFELKLKVKTLPKANGGVYFHTEYEDKGWPSKGFECQVNATHGDPKKTGSLYGVVNVLVLAPGQKAPPGSLENIVVEKAPNTDGEWFDYHIIVKGKTITIKVNGKTTVEWTEPEGFDPAKALQGMPGRKLGSGTFAIQGHDPGSTAYYKDIELKVGG